A region of the Aphelocoma coerulescens isolate FSJ_1873_10779 chromosome 1, UR_Acoe_1.0, whole genome shotgun sequence genome:
GGAAGGGGTGGTGAGATTGCTCAAGAGAGAGACAGGCAACACCTTCCTATGCAACCTTCCCCTCTCCTGGGCCATGGATGGTCCCACTGACACCACACCCCCATCCTGATTCCACACTTCTTACAGACATCCCAGATCCCGGAGCCAGGGCAAATCCAGTCAGTAGGGACACCTCCAGAATCACCATGTTGGAAGTGGATTTCTTCCCATAGTACCTGGGGGAGAAGATTAAAAAGAGAGTCTCTCCCagcttccccttccctccaccACCATCCCCTTTGTGCAgtgccctgagccaggcagCCCAGCCAGGGGCCCAGGCAGACACTGCTCCCTCTCACAGGGGCAGAGGATGGCTGCACTGCGCTGAGCATCCCCAGTCTGAGCTGACTACTGCACTCTTCTCTCCAGCAGGAACTAAGGCTCTCCATCTGGCCCTCCTGCTGAAACTGCTGATGCTTCCACTGCAGCCAAGAAGCACCCCGGGCTCTCCAGCCATGCCCAGCTTTCCTTCCCAAGTGGGACAAGATCTTTAGAGTCACCTGACATCGACATGCACAGCAACAGAGAGTGTATTGTCCTTGGTGCAATTGACTGGCTCAGTTTTCACTTGCAAGACGAAGGATGTTGAGTCTTGTGGGGAGGGTGTGTTGTACCTCAGCACCATCTGCAGGGAGAGACAAAAAGACAGACTAAGACAGGGATAATTAGTTCAATATAATCTATCACCATTTTTTCCACTGGCTACTCTGCTCCTCAAGATTGGAATGGACAAATGCACACTCATCCCAGTACCCAAAATAAAGGTCATTCAGATTGGAATCGTTGCATGGGCTCCTTCTCAAACTTTCAATTGAGACTGTGCAAGCCActacaaaacattttcatcttCCAGGACTCTTGAGAGCTGTGGAAGCATCATTGTCCTCATATTTGGACTGGTTCTGTCTCTGTTTCCTCCCGCACACAGGGTTATTGCATTGGCACCAGGCTGGGATCAAAGCACATTTCCTTCCACAGAGGTGCAACAGAGAGTTTTGGTTTTTCCAAGATGAGGAGAGGAGGGTGGTCACAGCAGAGTCTGTGGGAACCTACCCGAGTAAAGACACAACAGCTGCCGTGGGCCTGCACCGAGAACTTGCCCGGGACCTCTGTCAGTGCTGCCTCCTGCACCAGCAGCCGGTTCTGGTAGGAGACTTGGAACTTCTTCCCAAAGCCTCCATGGGACCTCACCCTCACTTCTGCATCCCCTTGTGTGCTGTATGTCAGTGCTGCATACTTAGCCAATGCCTGCAAGGCCACTACTGTGTcctgaaaaggaaaacacatgTGCAGCTCTGACATCCAAAGACACCTGAAATCAGCATCCTGAGGACCTCCATATCCAAGGGCTCCTCTCCCCAAAGCATTTACACTTGCATACATTGTGTGCATATCTCGCAGAGGTTCTTCCTCAAGAAACATCCCCTTCCCTGGCCATGAGTTACCTGTGTTGAGGCAAAGCCTCCATAGGCGTTCTGCTGCCTGGTGAGCCAGGCCACGATGCCAGAGGCCGTGGTGAGGTCAGACTCTGTGACATTTGGCTTggagagcagggccaggaggatgTAGGCTGTCAGCTCCACATCCACAGACACTGGCTGTGACCAAGGGCTGGTGCTGGTTCTGGGCTTGGATGAGGTCTGACTCCAGTGGATCTGCCCATCTGGGAAAGGAAGGTAGTAGAGGGAATCTTGAGGGATATCAGGAAAGAAATCCTGTGGCCTAGCCTCCTAGACACAGTGGCTTGTATCTGTAGAGACCACTGGGTAAACACCTTTTGGCTGGGTCATCACATCACTGGGTCAGCTGAAAACCGATGTATTTTGCAATACCCAGCACTCCATATTCCACACCAAGGTGACATACAAAAACTAATATGCCAATAATCTGCATATGCATTACCTCCCAGTTGTCCAAATTCTGCATTGTCCTGTTTGCCAGGTCCTCTTAACTACCTGACACTAGCTAGCTGTCCACTGGCCAGCCCTGAGGGTCAGAGACATGGGGCAGCTTGCTTTCCTCTCTGGCATTTTATAGTCCTGCACAAGAAAGCCCAGGtctcccaaaccccaacctccacttcaggtactggaaaagGGCAAGAGATTTGAAGGAAATCAGCACCCACCCCAACAGTGCTGCCAGCACACACCATGAGCTCATACACTGGATGTCTAAAAACCCTCTTTGGTGAAAGGCCTAGAGGGTAAGGCTGTGCTCCTCCCAAGCTGCTGGCAACAAAGCGCTCAGAAAGGTCACCAGTCCCTTCTCTGACGTCCCCCTGGCACTGAGGTCCCCGTACCTGCTCTGATCGCCTTTCGCTCAAGCACATCAAGGAGCTCTTGGGCGCGCTGAGAGTCCTTAGCCAGGGCGAAGGTGTAGGCCAGCAGGGCCTGGGTGTAAGTGCTGGCAGCCTTGGGGAGGGCAGGAGCGaggcagcccagagccctgcgcACCACCGGGCTCTGCAGGAGAGAGGCACATGCTGCTGGTCACACACAACCCCTGCGAGGCAGGCAGAGGCTGTGACACAAAGAGAAGCGTGCACTGGCACATGCCAGCACGGAGAGCACCCCGCTCATTCACTGAGGGGACTCTGTGCACAGAGCTGCACTCTCTGCGTCcatgcagcaccagcagcagtgtCTCCAGCCCTTGGTGCAAGGTGCTTGATGGACCTCCCCCCTGAGCTGGGTTTGGGCTTCAGCAAAGAGAGAGCATTTCAGTGCTCTCTCACTGAAATGAACACCTTTGCTGCTGGAATAGCATCGCCACGTCTTACTTTCCCAGTCCAAACACAACAACAGCGAAACCACACAACTGCAAGTGTGTACACACAGCCTGCTGAGCAGGGTGACTGTGTTTAAGTCACCTTCATGGTGAATAATTGCACTTATGCTGAAAAAAAGGTGACCTGAAGGACAGCTATTGCCAGAAAGAAGGCTAATTTCCatctgtcttcctttttttgccTAAGCGCACTGCTTTCAGTTCCACTGAAAAGCATtgctttttcacttttctgattTCCAGAGAACTTCACTTCTCAGTGTCTACAACTGTGTTTCTCCATCAAGTTAATTGGTGTTTTACTTGCCAGTACCACAGCCTAGTAACTAGCTACAATCCTTAGCACTTGTAAGAGCTCCCTCTTGTTATTACCTCAGCGTGCAGATCCAGCTGCCCTACAGCACTGCTTTCCcagacttctgctttttttgtgaAGCTAAACCCTCTTAGGAGTTACATTATGTCTATTTACTTGACAATTTACTGGGGAGCAGCTCCACCCACCTCACAATCAGCCTTCAGCTGTGCAGGACCGGCAAGGGGATGGGAGGTGGGGGCAGCAGGAATGGACAGctaattcctgggaaatggccAACACAGTATTGAGCCGTGAAGTCCAGTGGTCCCCAGCAGTTTAACCTCACCTTATCCCCGGCAGCAATGTCCTCCTCAAGGGAGTGTTCTTCCTGAGAAGTTGTAAAATCTTCCTCACCCACTCTATTACTTGGCCCACAAGTCCCTCCAAGGTGCTCTGTTGCCTCCCCCAGTGTAACCACTAAGCTCTTTAGGATTCAGATCTTAAGGCAAGAGCATGGCAAAGAACCCCAGTATTTACCTCTGGTGTTTCTCCTGCTTCCAAGTATGCAGCAGTGATGTAGGCAGCCAAGGGGACTTCCCCATCTATACCTCCCTAAAAAAAGCATAGACATCCAAAAAGCTGGGAAAGTTAAATAGGCAAATACTGACACTTTTTAGGAGAGATCTCACCTGTCCCAGGCTTGCTCCCTCACAAGAAAGCACAACAACACAGGAAAGTGAATTTGAACAATTACCACCACATTTGGAAAGAACTGCTTGGTGTTGTCCTCCAAGGTGCACTGGCTCCTACCTTCATGAATGTGTGGAAAAGTTGGCCCACATttttgaagcaaccactgggaAGCTGGTGGAATTCCAGCCAGGTGAGAGCAGCTTGGATAATCCGGTTGTCCAGATAAATGTATGGCTTAGCTTGGACAAAGCATTTAACCACAAATGCAGTCAGCCTGattgagaacagaaaaaaaaggcatgaaagaaggaagagagaatCAGAGAGAGATGGAGTGCATGAAAGAGCAGGAAGAACAAGTGGAAAGAAAGAATCTAAGCAGAagttgaagaaaaagaaaaaagtgggaGTTTGAACCTGGTGGGTCTCTCTTTACCTATTGTGCTGTTTCTAATGTGCTGGTCCAAGGTCAGTTCATCCCAAGGACAGCTGCCTACCCATGGGATGCCCTAGTCCACAAAGCTTCTGGAACACTTTGGATCCAATAGGACAGCAAGGGTTTAATGCTGGAAGCAGAAAGCTGCCCACCTCCTGGCTGTCAGAGAGCAGGTAGACAGCAGGGAGAGAGCCCACAGCTTACCAAGTATTGCCATACTCATCCTTGACACCAAATTCACTATAGGAGCCATCAGGGTGCTGATACTGCAGCTGTATCTGGTACCCTGGGAAGCGGGATAGGACATGAGAGCTCACAGTGGTATTTGCAATGAAATCACTGTGAAGGAATGGGGTGGTTGAGTGCAGAGGGGCAAGGTGGGTCTGTGGTACTCACCACTGCGCAGGAATCCTGTAGCCCTGTCCTTGATCTCGGGGCTCAGCTGCCTCGTCTTCTCCAGGTACTGCAGCACATAGACAACAGGGGCAAACAGCACCATGTTCTGCTCCCCACAGCCGTGGGGCATCTGCACCAGGTGGCCCAGGTTCTGCAGTGCCGTCCCCATGAGGTCCCCTGAGACAAAACATAAGCACCCTGACCACCTCCTGGGCAGTAGGATTCACCTCCTCCTACCTGTGACCAGTTCCCAGCAGTGCACCAAGCTAGGCAggccccagcacagcagtgtgGGGACACCTCTGTCCAGCCACCTTACCAGTTCCACTGTGCCTCTCATATGAACTGTACCCATTcccatcctggcagggaagCTCATTAACACAACACTCTCTCCCTTGCTGAGTGTTTTAGGTTGTCAGTAATCAGGAAACACAGCCACACACGTGGGAAGAGCATGGCAGTGGAGCCTTGGAAATCTCAGAAGGGGTGTGGGGGAGTTTGGGTTTGGGCTTTCCTAGGGCTAAACTCAGAGATATGGGATTTGCAAAGGTACTACCATAGCTTCATTCCTTACCGGTGACCGAGACGGTGGCTCTGACTGAACCTTCTACCACATTTACAGGCAGCACCAGGGACACAGACTCCTGTGCTGGATTCCCTGACACCAGTTGGATAAGATGTGGAGAGGACAAAAAGAAAGAGATTCTGATTAAAATAGCCTTCAAAATCCCCAGAAACTGTTCAAGGCTGTTCTGTGATAACTTCCCATTTTCCTGTCACAGAGGCTGTAAATCACTTCAAAATCCATGTCCCATTCCACCCTTAGTTTCCTCCATCCACCTCACGGTGACTGTGCTAACACCCTTCTTTATAAAGAGGATTTTCTTCTGGAAACCCTCAGGGATCAAAGCCACCTGTTCTTCTCTACAGAAGTTACTCCATCTCATTTTAGATTTCAGTTGCAGGCTTGTGTTCTCAATGCACCTCATGCTCTCAAAAACAGCTGATGGCCCCATCATACACCATGAAATTCAAGACAGGAACAGCAATCCCAAGCCATGTCCTTCAGCCTCACCATGTTCAGTAGTGTGGTTTTATTTCCACAGGTGAAAAAGGCCTCAAGCTGTCACATTAGTGCCAGGGATGTTGATGGTAAAAGACCAGACCTCCCCCCATCTTTGCCTAGGGAAAAGCCCTAGCTGGTACCACAATTGGAGTATGCTTCTGTAGCTTCATCATGTGGACAGAGAAAATAGTTCAGCAAGTGGAAATACCCAGAAGGTGGTTAGGCAGGAAGAGGGGGATGAACAGggtgaaagaagaaaacaatccATCTACCTTTTTCAGGACACAGGATGGAGCTGTGAGCCTTTTCTACCAACACTCCCTCTGGCTGTTGGAGCACATAAAAGTAGCATTTTAATGAGCACCCAGGAGAGAAACGGGATTACAAGTGGATTAGAAGAAGGTATGTTCAGAATCCTGGTTCGGGGTGGACAGTCAACTGGAGTGTCATCATTATCACACAAAAATGCAAATCATTTTCACTTCGGATCAGAAACCAGCATGCATTTTCAGAATATCCTAACTTCTGAATCCCTGTGAAAATGGTGCTGTAAGATTCATCAGAGAACTCAGGAGGCAAGGACATAAAAGAGTTTAAAGTTTTCTGTGGTATGAAGTGGAGGACACCCCTCTACCTCTTATGTCCATCAGCTCTCACGGTCTGGCCCAGCTCAGGCCCTGAGATGATAATTACACATTTTGAATAGCAAGGGGTAACTCCCAAAATTAACATGCACAAAATTTGGGCTTTGCACAAAGCCTACTTTGAGGCTTAAGTAACAGAACAGCTTGACTGACCCGGACTTGAATGAGTTTTGTGATTGTGTCTTTCTGTCCTTGTTTCGGGATGAATGGTATCTCTTCACCACAGAGCTCTTTGGTGGCCACAGCCTCTGTGCTGAGGCTGATGTTCATGAGCCCTGAAAATAACACACATTTAGGTGCATAAGACACCCTCTGAGGAAACACTTGCCATTAATACAACAGACATCACCTGCTGACAAGAAAAAATTGGATCACAGACTTATATGTTCCTGTGCCTCCTAGCACAGGCTTGTGAGTAACCATGACCACAGGAAAAGTGCAAAGAGGTACTCTCTGGGTAACAGAGCAAACAGCTCCTCACTCTATGTCAGCCCTTACAAAACATCCCCACCTTGGTCCCACCTCTTCCCAGTTCCACCACCCCACCTCCCTGTGCTTCTCACCCAGTTGCTCAGCTGTGATATTCCACTGGAAGGTCTTGGCTTCCCCAGCACACAAGCAGCTGCTGTAGACGCAGCCTTTGCATGGCTTCAGCTGGAAGTGTGCAAACTCCTCCAGGGTCACTTGGATCTGAaggggcagcagggatggcAGGTGGTAATAAATAAACATCAGCAACACAAAAAGGAAGCCTACTGAGGGTGGAAGCAGGGGCACAGCCTGAAGGGAATACACACAGATTGTTTGAGCAGACAGGGATCAGGCTGGCAAAGCTAAAACCCTGGCAACCTGGCCAGGGTTATCAAGGGCAACAAGTGTgtctgtgtttgtgcttgggattgccccaacccgggtgcaggaccttgcacttggccttgctgaACTTCCTGGGGTTTGCacaggcccagatctccagccTGCCAAGGGTGCTTccttatttccctttttaaaaatgggggTTATGCTTTCCCTTTTCCAGTCAGTGGGAATGTCACTGGATTGCCATGACTTCTGAAAGGGAatttggaactggatgatctttaaggcccctttcCCCTGTAATTCTATGATCACAGGCCACAGGTGTCAGCCATGTCCCACTCttcttgcagaggctatcaggGCTCACCTACCTTCATGCATTGCTGCAGGTTGTTGAAGACTGTGGCCTTCAAGTTGAAGGTCTCACCCTGGACCACAgaagatggcagtgggagctccACAAGAAAGGGCTTGGAAACAATCAGCCGGGAGGCTGGAGCAAATCCAAAGCCATTATGTCCTGTGCAGAACATTCCTGCTTTCCATTCTGTGATGGTGTCAggcacagtgacagtgacactctTGTTCCCACTGGGACTGCAGAGAAGTAGACGGCGACAGAAGCATTTAACTGAATGATGCTGTACCACACCGGGTGACCTGCTCtgtgtccttctctgcagagcaccCCATCCCCTCGCCTCAGTCTAACCCCTACTGAACTTACAGCCCTTTAGGGTTGCCAGTAAGTCATTGTGGGGCGGGGACCCCTGCCTCAGGTGCTCATATCAACAGAACACTTGGGTCAATAGGTCACACGGCTGCAAGATGCCATCAATCACAGACAGCACTTGCCCTTTGCAAGTCTAAAAATGGCTTACAGATGTCAGCAGTTTTATTCCTCTTGGCCTAGAGGTGGAGAACCAGAAACCAGAAGAGCAACAGGACTAGCAGCAGTAGGGCTTAACAGATGAGGCTGATCCAGCCATTCACTGTCCTATGAGACACTGACAGCTTAAAGCCCAAcatgagggcagggcagagactTGTCCTGTGCACGTCACAACTTTCGAGTGGAGCAGACTGTTCTGCAGCTGCCACCACACCCGACATAAAAAGCAGCCATAGCTAAAGATACTGGTATTATTTGGcttattttgtcatgcatgtacAGGAAGGCAATATACACAACACAGAAACCTTTTGGTGGCTCAGATCAGCCTGGTGAACAAGTCACAGaggaaatagctgctgctggggatgaAGAGGTGGATGTATTTGTGAGGACAgtggaggtgggagagggcagaTGTGGGAGGATCTGGCCTGAGCATTTCAATCTTCAGAGAACAGACAAGAAAATCTTGAAGTCTCAGATGAAAAATCTCCAAAAGCTCTCTCAGCAGACCCTGTGTACACACTGAGCCTTTCTCACAGGACACAATATTCAGTCCTATGAAGGACTTCTATGGACATCAGCTTCCCCTGGATACCATGATACATCTGTGAGCACATTTGGGGAAATGCAAGCCCACAGGGCTACCAAAAGCAGAGTGTAGGCAGTAAACTAAGCTGTTCTGCTGCACCTCACGAGCTCTCCTATCTTTCTATGCCAGACACCTCTCATGGACAGCCAACATTTCTAGTAGAAGCAAATGCCTTTAATGCATACATCAGCTCCAGTAATGAACAGCCTGACAGGTGTGAGCCCATATGTCCTTAAGTTTCTTGCACAGATGTCTATGATCTAAACTCAGTTGCCTCTGCTGCCACTCCCAGCCACACAAAATGACCCAGACTAAAGCCTCACTGCTCAGTTTACTCACCCCACAGAATACAAATCCCATAGCCAAGTTTGGGGGAAATGCTTGTGTACTTTCtcttcagctgaagaaaaaggTGGAAACATAGTGGGCTGAAAGGTTGATGTCAGGTGCTCTGTTGGAAACAGCAAAGAGCTAGTCACCACAGGGTCCTCGGGTCCTGGTTAagagcagaggagctccagcacagctcaggctgCAGCAAATTGAGTCAGCTCTTGGGAAGCATGGCAACAGAACAAAGGGTGCTGTCCcaaattttaaaatctcttgCCTCATTTCAAATGTCAGAGGTGCTTTGGGCTTTACTTGCACGTGGAGGCACCATGGGACAGGCAACCTTTCCCTCACTTCAGAGATAAAACCTGGGATCTAGACATCCCACTAACAGCCCTCACATCAGTCCAACAGGTTTAGGGACAGGAAACcctctttctcctccatttGCACTTACAGCAAGCACTGCCTCTTGGCTCAAACCCAGGACTGCTTTCACATGAAAGACTAAGCCTCCCATGTAAGAAGAAACAGCTGGCAAATGCTTACTGTTATACACTTTATGGGGCTGGGCAAACATCAACATGGGCCTGGAAATAAACGTTCCTGTTTCCCGCAGCATAGTTGTCAGTGCAGTGGTTGGACACACTCTGGGTTTCTTGATATTGGTGTTGGACATAATTTTCAACCCCATTTCCTGTAGGAAAAAATTAATCACCAGAAGATTGtcctctcctctctgccctctgcCCTTGTGCCTTCCTGTCCCCTCACATAGTGGGGGCTTGGCTGTCCTCTGTATTCTCTTGCTTCATTTTAAGAGGGAATAATTCAGATCCCCAGCAATGGGCAAACAAGTTCTTCTAAGGTAACTCATCTGGTCCGAGTCAGCCAAATATAGTCCTTTTCAAACACATGGTCATTTGGGTACTATGCCTTCTCAGCCTGCAGGGTGCaattgctcatgctatgaagaTTAAACAAATTGTGTGAAATCCAATTAAAGTAATGAATAATCCTTGGCATCCTGAGTCACACAACCCAAGTGTGGCAACCACACAAAGATTTTTCTCTATACATTTTCAAATCACTTATTCAAATAACAAGTGAGTTACAAGAGCCTAAACTGCACCTGTTCACTATCCTGTCTGCAGTGGCATCCCTTGGATATTGGTAAAGTCAGGGGCCACACTTCCTTCATGAATTATCTCAGCCCACCCAATCAACCATTTTTACCTGGAATGCCGTAAACACATCAGGCTCATCAGAATTTGGGAACCCGCATGAACGATCATCTTCAGACACTTGGTGAGGATACCTGGAGTTATAAGCAGATGAGAACAGCCCATAGATCTgggaaagcaagaaaaagaaaaaaagaaaaaaatcagtgcaaATTAAACCTGGCATTCCCTTCCTCTCACACATCCAAGGGCTGTTTGAGTTGCCTCTGGCTACTGTGTATGAACATGTGCCAGAAAGCCCAGGATCGCTGTCATTCTTCCCAGGCCCTCCTCTGATACTGCCAGCACAGAAGCTGTTTTACCACTGAGTGATGCTCAACCTCTTCCTCAGTCCCTAATCCCTGCCCATCCACACTGGGAGCGCTGCTGATCCCTCCGGGCCAGCCGTGCTTTGAGTTTCCTGGAGATAAGCTCTGCACAGGTGCAGTGGcctccttcctgcctctttttcaGTAGTGGAGGGAAGAATTCAGAGCAGGCTCACTCACCGagtggctgctcagttctctTCCTGGCTTCATCCAAAAGGCGCTTGGATCCGCAGCCCAGACAGCACACGTGGAcccaggagctgcctgcaggCGGAGGCCAACCTGTGAGCCAGGAAGAGTCTCCGGCATTGAGAAGCCAAGCTCCACCTGCATGGGAAAAATGCAGGCAATGCCTGAGTGACATTTCTGAGGGTGGCCCCCCTACCACTTCCCGAGCAGGGAAGGGACCTACATGAAGAGAGTTTCCAAAGACCTGCCTTGGACAGAGACCCAAGGAACCTCCCAAGGACCCCGAgaaggtattttaaaaacacactGAGGTTCTAGCAGGAAAAATGGCAGAGGGGGAGCCATCAGTGTGCACATGGAGACATTCTCATGTCAGAGCGCTGTTCTCTCTTCTTTACCAGCAAACCAGCCAGCCATGGTCACACATCTCACACAGCTGTCTTATGGAGCCCCTTCTTCCAGAGCCCCAGATCAAAAACAAGCCTAGTTCTAATCTCCGGGCTCTTTGTGGGATTGGACCCAATTTCCTGAAACTCTTCCTGTTCTTGCTTGAATCTGACTATCTGTGGCAGACAAacagctgtggagctgtggaACAGGGGTAATGCCCTCTCTGAAGTTCAACTTTGGAGTGCATGACACAGCCAAGAAAGCAGATTCCCAGGGATGCCACAATGACCAGATGCACTCAGCCCTTTCTGGATGGCAGGTAAAATCCACTTCTTACATCATCCACTTCCAGATGTCATCCCAACACCACATACTAACAATTCTAAGTGTCTGCTGCAGCACAACTGCAGCCCTGAGCTCTCCTGGGAACCACACAAATGacctgtgctgggctggattATCTCTGATCCTACCGGGCTGCAGTTGCCTATGGAGACAGACAGCAATTCTCTGCCTTTCCCAAACATTGCAGCAGCCCCCACAATGCTGAGCACACACTTGCTCCAaacagccctgcacagctcacCAATCACAAACTGCAGCTCATGTGACAGCATCCCACACAGGATCAGCTGCACACAGCTACACAGTTCTCCTTGTGTTGCAGCAGACACATTCAGGCACAGCCTCAGACACAAACCCTACCTTGTTTCTGAAACACCCCGAGACGCTGAAGATGGCAGAATCAGCAATGATTTTTCCGTTGCGGAAGATAACATAAACAACAAGTCTTGGAGCTGGGGCATAGGTCAAGCTGAACGTaagagggatggagaagaaGCCCTCCAGCACTAGATGGAGAAGAGAGGGAATAAGAGGAAGTAGATTTGGTAGTGAAAATAGAGTCTGATCAGCTTTGCCATTCTGCATGTGCCTGTTTAAATCCTTTCCTCCTTTACTGAAGTCTTTCAAGACCAAAGAGATTTCTGGAGACTACTGAAATAATCAATATATCTCTGGATCCAAGACCAGCAAaagaattttctgtttattgCCTTGAGGACACAAAACAGTACTTTGGAGCTCAAACTTGGCTCCACAAAGAGTGAGAATGTCAGATATCTTTCAAAGCCTCCTCTCACCCAACATCTTCCATCCCATCACCAGCAAAGAGGTGACCTTGTG
Encoded here:
- the LOC138111448 gene encoding alpha-2-macroglobulin-like protein 1; this translates as MAKMNLTLSSGNDKLVVDLQKLADLEKDVGTLRYPSTQVACLHITCHDVKIQVKLALQRSAGWELLMQETIQKKKTFLCTKFWVAPPADGTEEIATVKLTITGDGVNVEEQKKVLICKARNGTIIQTDKPIYEPGQTVRFRIVTLDEELLALNDSISLFLQDPKNNQIERWQNVVPQDGIADLSFQLSDEPLLGMYVINVTSARAYGSFSVKEHVLPKFEVIFEAPNQIYALDSTFPLRVCGRYTRGKSVQGIVHVSLCQKIAPFLPSASKPDLCHKFSNQTDEAGCFFTNVSLSSFSRDFRYYRDSIVAEASLVEDATEIQVNASHKLLISRIGGMALFDDVNSYYHPGQMYRGKIKVIDYQGKAMKNKEVLLLVNCGEQQFRQKYITGDSGTASFSLDTSAWNRTLASLEASVLHQDSDREPGTVDLSYQRDSYFIRPFYSTSRSFLSIARVPETMPCGKKQSVQVDFRIYEEDLEHGPKRVIFSYFVTGKRGIVHAGQQTVWAGPPQMLEGFFSIPLTFSLTYAPAPRLVVYVIFRNGKIIADSAIFSVSGCFRNKVELGFSMPETLPGSQVGLRLQAAPGSTCAVWAADPSAFWMKPGRELSSHSIYGLFSSAYNSRYPHQVSEDDRSCGFPNSDEPDVFTAFQEMGLKIMSNTNIKKPRVCPTTALTTMLRETGTFISRPMLMFAQPHKVYNKHLTSTFQPTMFPPFSSAEEKVHKHFPQTWLWDLYSVGPSGNKSVTVTVPDTITEWKAGMFCTGHNGFGFAPASRLIVSKPFLVELPLPSSVVQGETFNLKATVFNNLQQCMKIQVTLEEFAHFQLKPCKGCVYSSCLCAGEAKTFQWNITAEQLGLMNISLSTEAVATKELCGEEIPFIPKQGQKDTITKLIQVRPEGVLVEKAHSSILCPEKGNPAQESVSLVLPVNVVEGSVRATVSVTGDLMGTALQNLGHLVQMPHGCGEQNMVLFAPVVYVLQYLEKTRQLSPEIKDRATGFLRSGYQIQLQYQHPDGSYSEFGVKDEYGNTWLTAFVVKCFVQAKPYIYLDNRIIQAALTWLEFHQLPSGCFKNVGQLFHTFMKGGIDGEVPLAAYITAAYLEAGETPESPVVRRALGCLAPALPKAASTYTQALLAYTFALAKDSQRAQELLDVLERKAIRADGQIHWSQTSSKPRTSTSPWSQPVSVDVELTAYILLALLSKPNVTESDLTTASGIVAWLTRQQNAYGGFASTQDTVVALQALAKYAALTYSTQGDAEVRVRSHGGFGKKFQVSYQNRLLVQEAALTEVPGKFSVQAHGSCCVFTRMVLRYNTPSPQDSTSFVLQVKTEPVNCTKDNTLSVAVHVDVRYYGKKSTSNMVILEVSLLTGFALAPGSGMSLQHGHSVRRTEKTQEGVAIYLDKLSHISDTYVLHLEQEIEVTNLKPGHVRVYDYYNPEEQALADYNVFCI